A genomic segment from Deltaproteobacteria bacterium encodes:
- the hemC gene encoding hydroxymethylbilane synthase: MAARLVRIGTRGSPLALWQARHVAGLLAGLDPGIETELVVIKTQGDRILDVPLAKVGGKGLFIKEIEDALLERRVDLAVHSMKDVPAELPEGLMIAAIPPREDPRDALVAAGGAIDIAHLPKGGRVGTSSLRRAAQILAARPDIVIEPLRGNVETRLSKLTSMNLSAVVLAAAGLKRLGFENRITAFVPATEMLPAVGQGALALETRADDEFTSGLARRLDDPETRAAVTAERAFLSRVEGGCQVPVAAHAKVENGFISLDALIADVSGSPCFRDSVSGPVAEAASLGVTLADWLLDRGGREIMARLLA, encoded by the coding sequence ATGGCCGCCCGTCTGGTTCGCATAGGCACCAGGGGAAGCCCGCTGGCCCTGTGGCAGGCCCGGCACGTGGCGGGCCTTCTGGCCGGGCTCGATCCGGGAATCGAAACCGAACTTGTCGTCATAAAGACCCAGGGCGACAGGATTCTGGACGTTCCTCTCGCCAAGGTTGGCGGCAAGGGCCTGTTCATAAAGGAGATCGAGGACGCCCTCCTTGAAAGGCGTGTCGATCTGGCGGTTCACAGCATGAAGGACGTGCCAGCCGAGCTTCCGGAAGGGCTGATGATCGCGGCAATTCCCCCGCGTGAGGACCCCCGCGACGCCCTGGTTGCGGCGGGCGGCGCAATCGACATCGCACATCTGCCCAAAGGCGGCAGGGTGGGAACATCGAGCCTTCGCCGGGCCGCCCAGATTCTCGCAGCAAGGCCGGATATCGTCATCGAGCCCCTTAGGGGAAACGTGGAGACCAGGCTTTCAAAACTCACGTCCATGAATCTTTCCGCCGTGGTGCTGGCTGCTGCGGGCTTAAAGCGCCTGGGTTTCGAAAACCGCATAACGGCGTTCGTCCCGGCCACGGAGATGCTTCCGGCGGTGGGCCAGGGAGCCCTGGCCCTTGAAACGAGGGCTGACGACGAGTTCACGTCGGGCCTCGCCCGAAGGCTCGATGACCCGGAAACACGGGCCGCCGTAACAGCCGAGCGGGCCTTTTTAAGCCGGGTGGAGGGCGGATGCCAGGTTCCGGTGGCGGCCCACGCCAAGGTGGAAAACGGGTTTATTTCACTTGATGCCCTAATAGCGGACGTCAGCGGCTCCCCATGTTTCAGGGACTCTGTTTCAGGCCCAGTCGCCGAGGCCGCCAGTCTGGGCGTTACGCTGGCAGACTGGCTTCTCGATCGCGGGGGCAGGGAAATCATGGCCAGGCTTCTGGCCTAG
- a CDS encoding zinc ribbon domain-containing protein: protein MPIYEFHCNVCNKDFECLLIGSDKPKCPKCQGDDVNRLMSACGFVSKGQGGGVTRTAAADSSCSGCSSGSCSSCGH from the coding sequence ATGCCCATTTACGAGTTTCACTGTAACGTTTGCAACAAAGACTTCGAGTGCCTGTTGATAGGCAGCGACAAGCCCAAGTGCCCCAAGTGCCAGGGCGACGACGTCAACCGGCTCATGTCGGCCTGCGGCTTCGTGAGCAAGGGCCAGGGCGGCGGAGTCACCCGCACGGCTGCAGCGGATTCCTCCTGCTCCGGCTGCTCATCGGGCTCCTGTTCGAGCTGCGGCCACTGA
- the cobA gene encoding uroporphyrinogen-III C-methyltransferase, translating into MGKVYLVGAGPGDPGLLTVRGRELLERADVVIYDFLAAPALLRHARPDAQIIYVGKKGGDHTLPQEGINELLVRKAREADTVVRLKGGDPYVFGRGAEEAEVLVEAGIPFEAVPGVTAGVAAPAYAGIPVTHRRFASSVAFITGHEDPEKAGSDLDWPGIARGANTLVFFMGMKNLPEISARLIENGRAADTPCALVRWGTTSEQTSLFGDLCNIAQKARDAGMKPPAVLVVGWVVSLREKLDWFTIRPLFGKTVVVTRARAQASDLVKRLEEMGARVLETPTIRVVPPENSAPLDEAIARITDFDWVSFTSVNAVEYFFDRLFKSGRDARALGGAKIAAIGPATAARLKNYGLVTDILPETYRAESVVDAFSALDMKARRVLLPRAAEARPVLPAELSRMGALVTEVAAYRTIAANEGKKELLDELQSGSVDMVTFTSSSTVSNFASLFGPGEMAGLMKGVAVACIGPVTADTARSLGLSVSLVADEFTIDGLCRAIGGHCAAKSIG; encoded by the coding sequence ATGGGAAAAGTCTATCTGGTGGGAGCCGGGCCGGGCGATCCGGGCCTTCTCACGGTGAGGGGTCGCGAGCTTCTCGAACGCGCGGACGTGGTGATCTACGATTTTCTTGCGGCCCCGGCCCTTCTGCGCCACGCGAGGCCGGACGCCCAAATCATCTATGTGGGCAAGAAGGGCGGCGACCACACCCTGCCCCAGGAGGGCATAAACGAGCTTCTGGTGCGGAAGGCCAGGGAAGCCGATACGGTGGTTCGCCTGAAGGGCGGGGACCCCTACGTTTTCGGCAGGGGGGCCGAGGAGGCCGAGGTCCTGGTGGAAGCGGGAATTCCCTTCGAGGCAGTTCCGGGCGTAACCGCAGGCGTGGCGGCCCCGGCCTACGCGGGCATCCCGGTCACCCATCGCCGTTTCGCTTCATCGGTGGCCTTCATAACAGGCCACGAGGACCCGGAAAAGGCCGGGTCGGACCTGGACTGGCCCGGAATCGCAAGGGGGGCCAACACCCTGGTCTTTTTCATGGGCATGAAGAACCTGCCGGAAATCTCCGCAAGGCTCATTGAAAACGGCAGGGCCGCCGACACCCCATGCGCCCTGGTCAGATGGGGCACCACTTCGGAGCAGACGAGCCTTTTCGGCGACCTTTGCAACATAGCCCAAAAGGCCAGGGACGCCGGAATGAAGCCGCCCGCTGTCCTGGTAGTGGGCTGGGTGGTGTCGTTAAGGGAAAAGCTCGACTGGTTCACGATTAGGCCCCTTTTCGGAAAAACAGTGGTGGTCACCCGCGCGCGGGCCCAGGCCAGCGACCTTGTGAAAAGGCTCGAGGAAATGGGCGCGCGGGTTCTTGAAACCCCCACCATAAGGGTCGTTCCGCCGGAAAATTCCGCCCCCCTGGACGAGGCCATCGCTCGCATTACGGATTTCGACTGGGTGAGCTTCACCAGCGTAAACGCCGTTGAATATTTTTTCGACAGGCTCTTTAAATCAGGACGCGACGCAAGGGCCCTTGGAGGCGCGAAAATAGCTGCCATAGGCCCAGCCACGGCGGCCCGCCTGAAAAATTACGGCCTTGTCACCGACATCCTTCCCGAAACCTATCGCGCAGAATCCGTTGTCGACGCCTTTTCGGCGCTCGACATGAAGGCCAGGCGCGTGCTCCTGCCAAGGGCGGCGGAAGCCAGGCCAGTGCTTCCGGCGGAGCTTTCCCGGATGGGCGCACTCGTCACCGAAGTGGCCGCCTACCGCACCATCGCAGCAAATGAAGGCAAAAAGGAGCTTTTGGACGAGCTTCAGTCGGGCTCGGTGGACATGGTAACCTTCACCAGTTCATCCACGGTTTCCAACTTCGCGTCCCTTTTCGGGCCGGGCGAAATGGCCGGGCTCATGAAGGGCGTGGCCGTGGCCTGCATAGGCCCGGTGACCGCCGACACGGCCAGGAGCCTTGGGCTTTCGGTAAGCCTGGTTGCCGACGAGTTCACCATAGACGGGCTTTGCAGGGCCATCGGCGGTCATTGCGCAGCAAAATCCATCGGCTGA
- a CDS encoding peptidylprolyl isomerase, translating to MRRSFLMAIPLLVLFLAAGPISVAFAKEEAVATVNGVIIPQSDLLRMMVNIQMTAQQEGRRLSQAEVVSWRKKVLDQLIGYELLYQEAKKAKLSVDPKLIDQYIAKARSGFPSDVEFKRALSRKQLSEEILRREIERDKLVEKYLAEKFLKTATPTEETIKKYYDAHPERWSEMRARHILVAFDAKAPATKAAARKKIDEILAKLKKGADFASMARQNSSCPSRERGGDLDFFARGQMVPEFSQAAFALAPGQLSPVVETKFGFHVIKAEEKRTISYNQAKDQIRGELLGQSMEELADRHVADLRRKARITILLDDSGKPSAKK from the coding sequence ATGAGACGTTCTTTTTTGATGGCGATTCCGCTTCTCGTCCTTTTTCTTGCGGCAGGCCCGATCAGCGTGGCCTTTGCCAAGGAGGAAGCGGTTGCCACGGTCAACGGGGTTATCATTCCCCAATCCGACCTGTTGCGCATGATGGTGAACATCCAGATGACGGCCCAGCAGGAAGGCCGCAGGCTGAGCCAGGCCGAGGTGGTTTCCTGGCGCAAGAAGGTCCTGGATCAGCTCATAGGCTATGAGCTCTTGTACCAGGAGGCGAAAAAAGCCAAACTGTCCGTTGATCCCAAATTGATCGATCAATACATAGCCAAGGCCAGAAGCGGCTTTCCGTCGGACGTGGAGTTCAAAAGGGCCTTATCCAGAAAACAGCTTTCCGAGGAGATTTTAAGAAGGGAAATCGAGCGGGACAAGCTGGTGGAGAAGTATCTTGCAGAAAAATTCCTTAAAACCGCCACGCCCACCGAGGAGACCATAAAAAAATATTACGACGCGCACCCCGAAAGGTGGAGCGAAATGCGCGCAAGGCACATCCTGGTGGCCTTTGACGCAAAGGCTCCCGCCACCAAGGCGGCGGCCCGGAAAAAAATCGACGAGATACTGGCCAAGCTGAAAAAGGGCGCCGATTTCGCAAGCATGGCGCGCCAGAATTCCTCCTGCCCTTCCAGGGAAAGGGGCGGAGACCTGGATTTTTTTGCAAGGGGGCAGATGGTGCCGGAGTTTTCCCAGGCCGCCTTCGCCCTGGCTCCCGGACAGTTGAGCCCCGTGGTTGAAACCAAGTTCGGCTTTCACGTGATCAAAGCTGAAGAAAAACGCACCATCAGCTACAACCAGGCGAAAGATCAGATCCGTGGGGAACTGCTGGGGCAAAGCATGGAGGAATTGGCCGACCGCCACGTGGCCGACCTGCGCAGGAA